The Formosa sp. Hel1_33_131 genome window below encodes:
- a CDS encoding response regulator transcription factor, producing MEESLKKILLVEDDPNFGTVLKEYLTLNGYEVVHAKNGMEGFEKFKKTDYHLCILDVMMPYKDGFTLAKEIREKNTEIPIIFLTAKALKEDVLKGYKVGADDYLNKPFDSEVLLMKIKAIIQRKTVDTLADSKQFEFTIGEFSLNSKLRFLSHKGEKPAKLSPKENELLRLLILHEDDLMPREIALTKIWRDDNYFTSRSMDVYIAKLRKYLKLDPKVEILNIHGEGFRLVVNK from the coding sequence ATGGAAGAAAGTTTAAAAAAAATATTACTAGTCGAAGACGATCCAAATTTCGGAACCGTCCTAAAAGAATATCTGACTCTCAATGGTTATGAAGTTGTTCATGCCAAAAATGGAATGGAAGGCTTTGAGAAATTCAAAAAAACAGATTACCATTTATGTATTTTAGATGTGATGATGCCCTATAAAGATGGGTTTACCCTCGCCAAAGAAATACGTGAAAAAAACACAGAAATTCCAATCATTTTCCTCACCGCCAAAGCGCTGAAAGAAGATGTTTTAAAAGGTTATAAAGTGGGTGCAGATGATTACCTGAACAAGCCTTTTGACAGTGAAGTTCTTTTGATGAAAATCAAAGCGATCATCCAACGAAAAACCGTGGATACGCTCGCAGATAGCAAACAATTTGAATTTACTATTGGCGAATTCAGTCTGAACTCTAAGTTGAGATTCTTAAGCCATAAAGGTGAAAAACCAGCTAAGTTATCACCCAAAGAAAATGAATTGCTTCGCTTGTTAATTTTACACGAAGACGATTTGATGCCTCGCGAAATTGCGTTGACAAAAATATGGAGAGATGATAATTATTTCACATCGCGAAGTATGGACGTTTACATTGCCAAATTAAGAAAGTATTTGAAGCTCGATCCGAAAGTAGAAATCCTCAATATTCACGGGGAAGGTTTTCGATTGGTGGTCAATAAATAA
- the miaA gene encoding tRNA (adenosine(37)-N6)-dimethylallyltransferase MiaA, whose protein sequence is MMNKYLISIVGPTGIGKTALSLKLASQFNTDIISADSRQFYKEIPIGTAAPTPDELAVAPHHFIHHKSIEESYSVGAFEKEALEKLELLHASNAVVVMVGGSGLYVNAVLKGFDEFPDITPEIRAELNSELESKGLEVLQEELKRLDPKSYGTIALQNPHRVIRALEICRGTGKPYASFLNKNKGQRNFKTILIGLKAERPLIYERINNRVDQMIENGLLEEAKTVFEHRDLNALNTVGYKELFHYFDGQWTLDFAISEIKKNTRRFAKRQMTWFQKYPETQWFEYDTELQDIIDYLDKELKKEI, encoded by the coding sequence ATGATGAATAAGTATCTTATTTCGATTGTAGGCCCTACAGGCATCGGCAAAACAGCCCTTAGTTTGAAGCTGGCTTCGCAGTTCAATACAGACATTATTTCGGCAGATTCACGTCAGTTTTACAAAGAAATTCCCATTGGAACAGCAGCACCGACTCCTGACGAATTAGCGGTTGCACCCCATCATTTTATCCATCACAAATCGATTGAAGAGTCATATAGTGTGGGTGCTTTTGAAAAAGAGGCCCTTGAAAAACTTGAATTACTACATGCATCCAACGCTGTTGTGGTGATGGTTGGCGGCTCTGGATTGTATGTCAATGCCGTGCTTAAAGGCTTTGACGAATTCCCTGATATTACACCGGAAATTAGAGCAGAACTCAACTCGGAATTGGAATCAAAAGGGTTGGAGGTTCTTCAAGAGGAATTAAAGCGACTGGACCCTAAAAGCTACGGAACCATTGCACTCCAAAATCCGCATCGGGTCATTCGAGCGCTTGAAATTTGTAGAGGCACAGGAAAGCCTTATGCGTCTTTTTTAAACAAAAATAAAGGACAAAGAAATTTTAAAACGATTTTAATTGGTTTAAAAGCAGAACGCCCCTTGATTTATGAACGGATTAACAATCGGGTCGATCAAATGATCGAAAACGGTTTGTTGGAAGAAGCCAAAACAGTGTTTGAACACAGAGACTTAAACGCACTCAATACTGTGGGGTATAAAGAATTGTTTCATTATTTTGACGGACAGTGGACGCTTGATTTTGCGATTTCAGAAATTAAGAAAAACACGAGACGATTTGCCAAACGTCAGATGACATGGTTCCAAAAGTACCCCGAAACGCAGTGGTTTGAATACGATACCGAGTTGCAAGATATTATAGATTACTTAGATAAAGAGCTAAAAAAAGAGATCTAA
- a CDS encoding sensor histidine kinase encodes MNKKLFTLLVILMSLSLIGIIFVQAYYINNSLETKEEQFTFNVKKALTYTTNQVADIEYKKYVKALNKIISEGKEPDTTAIRNITVYKQDNNTNQIIIYNTGILEENFKVPSLIDLNVDSLGLSSFRGKTTTKIYENNVFGGDLISTTEESFEKVLNMDKLQKATFESQYKSEIKNTPIHQRVSPYGIQKLLVKKLREDNIGIGFEFAIFHNDLGTKIQSKNFDQSLAPTIGAPIFLDDNDESDFKLYINFPERKKFIISSIIGVTLLSVLFTLIIIIAYTSALYQLIKQRKISQMKSDFINNMTHEFKTPIATINLALDAIRNPQIINDQEKVKRYLRMIKEENKRMNAQVENVLRISQLQKKQLNISKDRLKLHDLIEDAVTHVELIVEDRKGYIKTHFKAAKSSILANETYFTNVIVNILDNAIKYSPEAPKIDVFTENVGNNILLSVKDQGMGMNKAVQKRIFEEFYREYTGNVHNVKGHGLGLANVKRIVENHQGTVSVESEKGRGSTFTIKLPLIA; translated from the coding sequence ATGAATAAAAAATTGTTCACTTTATTGGTCATTCTGATGAGTTTATCACTTATCGGAATTATTTTTGTCCAAGCCTATTATATCAATAATTCGCTTGAAACAAAAGAAGAACAATTTACGTTCAACGTAAAAAAGGCTTTGACTTATACCACCAACCAAGTGGCAGACATTGAGTATAAAAAATATGTCAAGGCACTCAATAAAATTATTTCTGAAGGAAAAGAGCCGGACACTACTGCCATTCGTAATATCACCGTTTACAAGCAGGACAACAACACCAATCAAATTATTATCTACAATACCGGAATTCTCGAAGAGAACTTTAAAGTGCCCTCACTTATTGATCTCAATGTCGACAGTTTAGGTTTGAGTAGTTTTAGAGGAAAAACGACCACCAAAATTTATGAAAATAATGTTTTTGGAGGGGATCTCATCTCGACCACAGAGGAGTCTTTTGAGAAAGTTCTGAATATGGACAAATTACAAAAAGCTACTTTTGAATCGCAATACAAATCAGAAATCAAAAACACTCCAATCCATCAACGTGTTTCGCCTTATGGAATTCAAAAATTATTAGTCAAAAAGTTAAGAGAAGACAACATCGGTATTGGTTTTGAATTTGCAATTTTTCACAATGACCTTGGCACTAAAATTCAATCTAAAAATTTTGACCAATCTTTGGCTCCTACCATTGGCGCCCCTATTTTTTTAGATGATAATGACGAGAGTGATTTTAAACTTTACATCAATTTTCCTGAACGTAAAAAATTCATTATTTCTTCAATTATTGGGGTCACATTGTTATCGGTATTATTTACCTTGATTATCATTATTGCTTATACCAGTGCTTTGTACCAACTGATCAAACAGCGTAAAATTTCGCAAATGAAATCTGATTTCATTAACAATATGACGCACGAATTTAAAACACCCATCGCTACCATCAATCTAGCGTTGGATGCCATTAGAAACCCACAAATCATTAACGATCAAGAAAAGGTGAAACGCTACCTTCGAATGATTAAGGAAGAAAATAAGCGTATGAATGCGCAGGTTGAAAATGTATTACGAATTTCTCAGCTTCAGAAAAAGCAACTCAATATTAGCAAAGACCGTCTAAAATTACACGATTTAATAGAAGATGCCGTAACGCATGTGGAGCTCATTGTAGAAGATCGGAAAGGCTATATCAAAACACATTTCAAGGCTGCTAAATCGTCTATATTGGCGAATGAAACCTACTTTACGAATGTGATCGTAAACATATTAGACAATGCCATAAAATACTCCCCAGAGGCACCTAAAATTGATGTCTTCACTGAAAATGTAGGGAACAACATTTTGTTGAGTGTCAAAGATCAGGGGATGGGAATGAATAAAGCCGTACAAAAACGTATATTTGAAGAGTTCTATAGAGAATATACGGGCAATGTGCACAACGTTAAAGGCCATGGATTGGGCTTAGCAAATGTCAAACGAATTGTAGAAAATCATCAAGGAACCGTTTCTGTCGAAAGTGAAAAAGGCAGAGGAAGTACCTTCACTATAAAATTACCATTAATCGCATAA